GAGCACGCGGGGAAAGTCTTCGACGACCCGGAGGACGGGACGCGGCCACTGGACGAACGGCCGGTCGTGGTGGGATCTGGTCCCGCAGGGTTGCTCGCGGCTTACTATCTGGCGAAGCGAGGCTATCAGCCTCTCGTGCTCGAACGGGGCCAACCGGTGAAAGAACGGGTTCCCGCGATTCGCGATTTTGATCGCGGCGGCGTGTTCGACGAGCGGAACAACTATCTGTTCGGCGAAGGAGGAGCCGGCTGCTTCAGCGACGGCAAACTGACATGCCGTCTGTCCGGTCCCGATGTCGACTGGGTGCTCGATGCCTTCGTAGTCTGCGGGGGGCGGGATTCCATCATGTACGAACAGCGGCCGCATCTGGGCAGCAACAAGCTGCCGATGATCTGCCGCAACTTCCGCCGGAAGATCGAGGCAATGGGCGGCGAGTACCGGTTCGACTGCTGCGTCGAGCGGCTGATCGTCGAAAATGGCGAAGTCGTCGGTCTGCAGACGTCGTCCGGAGAAATTCGCACAAAGCACGTGATTCTGGGCATCGGTCACAGCGCCCGCGATACCTACGAGATGCTGCACGAGATGGGCGTGCCGATGCTGCAGAAGCCGTTTCAGCTCGGCCTTCGTATCGAGCAGCCTCAACAGCAGATCAATGAACATAAATACGGACTGCCGGAGTACGAGAACGTGCTCGGTGCAGCCGACTATTCGCTTGTCGCCAAAGGGCAGCGAGACGTTTACACCTTCTGCATGTGTGCCGGCGGTTTTGTGATCCCGTCGGTCTCCGAACCCGATATGTTCTGCACGAACGGAATGAGCCGGTCTCGGCACGATACTCCGTTCGCCAACAGCGGGCTGATGGTCACGCTGGAGCCGAGTGAGTTTGGCGGCACTCATCCGCTGGCGGGTGTCGAAGTCCAGCGGCAGTTCGAGCGGGTTGCCTTTGAGATCGGACGTCGGGATTATCTCTGCCCGATTCAGTCGGCCAGTGATTTTCTGGCGGGACGATTTGATGCGAGCGCGAAGCTGACCTCCTCGTATGAGCGCGGTGCCGTGAACGCCGACCTGCACCAGGTTCTGCCGGCAATAATCAGCAAGGCGATTGCGGCCGGGCTGCCGTTGATGGATCGCCGCTGGCAGGGAGAGTTTCTGAAGAATGCCACGCTGGTGGGCCCGGAGATGCGGGGGAGTGCTCCGGTGCGGATCGATCGCGATCTGAAATCGCGGCAGACGCCGGGATTCTTCGGGCTTTACCCTGTGGGAGAAGGCGCGGGCTACGCGGGCGGCATTGTGACGGCGGCGGTGGACGGGTTGCGATCGGCTCGCGAAATTGTGCGAAACTATGCTCCGCTGACGTCGTAAGGATTATGCAGACTACGCGATCTGTACGACCGGCATATGCCGTATCGGAGGATGATCTGATATTCACTGCTTGTCAGCTTCGCTGCACAGTGGCAGAATAAAGCGGGTCCGCCGCTGCGGGTCTGCAAGGTGAGATTCACGTAAGTAAGTAAAGTTATGCCGAGTCTGTGGATCTGGCCCTTTGAGCTGATGGAGAAAATCGGCGAAGGGGGAATGGGTGTCGTCTACAAAGCACGCTACGTCAAAGACGATCGCCTGTTCGCAGTTAAACTGATTCCGACGGAGATCACCAATCCCACACTGCTGGCCCGGTTCGAACGGGAGATCAGCGTTCTTAAAACGCTGCGCCATCCAAACATCGTGCGTGCCTTCGGCGGCGTGTGCGAAGACAAGCAGCGTTTCTACGCGATGGAACTCGTCGACGGGGGAACGCTCTGGGACAAGATCCAGAACGCAGGTTACCTCGAATGGCAGAAGGTGACCGACTACGGCCAGCAGATGTGTGCTGCTCTTGCTTATGCTCACAGCAAGAAGATTGTGCATCGCGATGTGAAGCCGAACAACTTTCTCATCACCAAAGCGGGACAGGTCAAACTCAGTGACTTCGGGCTGGTGAGCGTGATGTCGGAAGCCCGCCTGACCGCCGATGGCCGCACGATGGGAACCGTGCAGTACATGTCGCCCGAACAGATTCGGGGCAAGCCTCCGCTGACTCACGCCAGCGATCTGTATTCACTCGGCTGCGTTTTCTACGAGATGTTGACCGGGAATCCTCCGTTTGAGTACGACAACCCGGCCACGACCATGCATGCCCATCTCGGTGAGCAGGTCAAGCCGATTTCGAGCGTGAACAAGGATGTTCCCAGGGAACTCGATCGTCTGGTGATGCAGTTGCTGGAGAAGAAGATCGACGACCGTCCGGAATCGGCTCTCGAAGTCGCCGAGCGGCTCTCGCGGATTCGTCTTTCGCCGCAGTTGATCGATACGACAGCCTCAAGCACTTCGGCTGTCAAGATGACGCCGGATGCCGCGGATCTGATCGAGCCCGAGCAACTCTCGACCGTCTACGCGGTCTTCGAGAAAACGCTGAAGGTTTTCTGGGTCGCTCTCTGTGCGTCGTTTCTGCTGATGGCCGCGGTCTGGACCGTTTCCCTGTTCCAGTCCGATCCGGGGACCGAGCTCTGGATCGAAACGTTCCAGACGCATTCTGACCAAAGAGTCCGGGAAGCCGCCGCGTTCTCGTTGATGAAACTTTCAGAAAACGATCGGGATCTGCAGGACTTGCTGATGGAAGCCGCCGAGGATACGTCTAATCCGGTCGGAGTTCGCACCGCTGCGCTCAATGCTCTGGCGAGTCAGCAGGAGGCGATCGGCCGCTTCCATTCCCGCCTCAACAGGCTGGCCAAGTCGGACAAGGAAGAAGCTGTCCGCGTGGCCGCCGCCGCTGGGCTCCAGCCGCTTCGCTGACTTCGACAGCACTTGAAATCGACGCCGTCCGTGCGGAACAATAGCCCTCCATCGGATTTCATCTCGATAGACATGCTCGCGAGGTCTGCGACGAGGCACCATCCTGGCCGCCGCCGCTTGTGAGTACCGCCGCCACGGAGTGACGGTTCGGGTTGAAAAATGGACTGGTCCACTCGAGATGAACACGGAGTCTCCGCTTGAACTTCTTCGCCCACGCGATTGCCTTCCTCGATAATCCTTACTTCGTCGCCGGGACCTCGGCCCCTGACTGGTTGAGCGTCGCCGACCGACCGGTACGCATTCGGGCCCGCCTGATCGACAAGTTCCTCGGTGAGCACGATCAGAACGATGCCGACGAGAACTGCACCGACGTTCCGTTTGCGTTCGCAGCCGGGGCCCGCCAGCATCTGACCGATGACGACTGGTTTCATCGCCAGCGGATCTTTACGGAAGTGAACGCTGACCTCGCGAAGCGATTCCGCAGGGACCTTGGCCCGGACGACAACTTCCGCGCTGGCTTTCTCGGGCATATCGTCACCGAGATGCTGCTCGATCGAATCCTGATCGAACGGTGTCCGGAACTGCTTGATCGCTACTACGAAGCCATCGCGTTTGTCGACGCCGACGAGATCCAGGCCACGGTGGGGCAGATCGCGACGCGGCCGACCGATCGGCTGAGCAGTCTGTTGCCGCGGTTCGTCGATGAACGCTTCCTGCAGGATTACGTGGACGAGAAGAAACTTCTGTTTCGCTTGAATCAGGTCATGCGACGCGTCAAACTCCCAGTGTTAGCCGACGAAATCGAGGAAACCCTGGCCGAATCTCTGGAGGTCGTGGAAGCACGACATCGGGATCTGCTGCCGGCTCATGTCCTCGACTCTCTTGATGCTCACACAACTCAAGTGGACTCCGGTCGTCCGCAGTCGCGATGACCGTTCGTCCCTGTCCCGTCTCTCAGATCATTCAGACTTGCGTTCGAGGAGTGCGTTGATGAAATACGGAATGAACCTGCTGTTGTGGACCGCAGCCGTGACGGAAGATCACTTTCCGCTGCTCGAAAACATCAAAGGCTGGGGCTACGACGGCGTT
The genomic region above belongs to Rubinisphaera margarita and contains:
- a CDS encoding NAD(P)/FAD-dependent oxidoreductase, giving the protein MKLRLTNLELPVLESEQSLPELICQRLNIRAEELGSWRILRKSLDARNRYSLHFVYSVAVDLNGDRSPSRMTHLPGVIEHAGKVFDDPEDGTRPLDERPVVVGSGPAGLLAAYYLAKRGYQPLVLERGQPVKERVPAIRDFDRGGVFDERNNYLFGEGGAGCFSDGKLTCRLSGPDVDWVLDAFVVCGGRDSIMYEQRPHLGSNKLPMICRNFRRKIEAMGGEYRFDCCVERLIVENGEVVGLQTSSGEIRTKHVILGIGHSARDTYEMLHEMGVPMLQKPFQLGLRIEQPQQQINEHKYGLPEYENVLGAADYSLVAKGQRDVYTFCMCAGGFVIPSVSEPDMFCTNGMSRSRHDTPFANSGLMVTLEPSEFGGTHPLAGVEVQRQFERVAFEIGRRDYLCPIQSASDFLAGRFDASAKLTSSYERGAVNADLHQVLPAIISKAIAAGLPLMDRRWQGEFLKNATLVGPEMRGSAPVRIDRDLKSRQTPGFFGLYPVGEGAGYAGGIVTAAVDGLRSAREIVRNYAPLTS
- a CDS encoding serine/threonine-protein kinase, which encodes MPSLWIWPFELMEKIGEGGMGVVYKARYVKDDRLFAVKLIPTEITNPTLLARFEREISVLKTLRHPNIVRAFGGVCEDKQRFYAMELVDGGTLWDKIQNAGYLEWQKVTDYGQQMCAALAYAHSKKIVHRDVKPNNFLITKAGQVKLSDFGLVSVMSEARLTADGRTMGTVQYMSPEQIRGKPPLTHASDLYSLGCVFYEMLTGNPPFEYDNPATTMHAHLGEQVKPISSVNKDVPRELDRLVMQLLEKKIDDRPESALEVAERLSRIRLSPQLIDTTASSTSAVKMTPDAADLIEPEQLSTVYAVFEKTLKVFWVALCASFLLMAAVWTVSLFQSDPGTELWIETFQTHSDQRVREAAAFSLMKLSENDRDLQDLLMEAAEDTSNPVGVRTAALNALASQQEAIGRFHSRLNRLAKSDKEEAVRVAAAAGLQPLR